A genomic segment from Syntrophotalea acetylenivorans encodes:
- a CDS encoding response regulator → MSKKVLLADDSVTIQKVVKIILADDDYALHVADNGDTAFAMAQTDRPDIVLADVYMPGKNGYELCAAVKQDPALAGVPVLLLSGTFEAFDESKALAAGADGWIAKPFESMALIEQIDGALARSASQVSLPEAAGESSAVQEPSAVEPDMWADLEADTLAPESTEEFLAEATVGESEAIDEVELEADGLWDDEPLLEQEEESLALVEEQGLEPDVEIDAPDFGEINEVDFADADLAVSDVAGEVAEEEVLFLDESDLLIEDASEDLPQEEEDTFEFITLQESATEAELTAAESTTDSLAMGAEDEAESTQVEEPFGFEITEETFEEPADAEEQAAEASGLQFAEEVSAQSDEEAVDIFPEPEVAPEPEVAAEPEIEVEPEAAPEPAAIAEPSAPEADGLNFFRSDGLISKLVEPQKEKPAPVVESAASEVSGLRYFRSEGLISKLAGNEEAETVPVVEAELAVAGAEPVSKETVVEHVQSLSEEELTAIVEQVAGKVIERLANTMLERIAWEVVPDLAESLIKQEIHRITAAQD, encoded by the coding sequence ATGAGTAAAAAAGTGCTGCTCGCTGACGACAGCGTTACGATACAGAAGGTTGTAAAGATCATTCTGGCCGATGACGATTATGCTCTCCATGTTGCAGATAATGGCGATACGGCTTTTGCTATGGCTCAAACCGATAGACCCGATATCGTTTTGGCCGATGTTTATATGCCGGGGAAAAATGGTTATGAGCTGTGTGCCGCTGTCAAACAGGATCCTGCCCTTGCCGGGGTGCCCGTATTATTGCTGAGTGGTACTTTTGAGGCCTTTGACGAAAGCAAGGCCTTGGCTGCCGGTGCCGATGGTTGGATTGCCAAACCATTTGAATCGATGGCGCTGATCGAGCAGATCGACGGCGCTCTTGCCCGCTCTGCATCACAAGTTTCTCTGCCTGAAGCTGCAGGTGAGAGTAGCGCTGTGCAAGAACCTTCCGCTGTTGAGCCGGATATGTGGGCTGACCTCGAAGCGGATACCCTGGCCCCTGAAAGCACCGAAGAGTTTTTGGCCGAAGCAACGGTTGGTGAGAGCGAAGCTATTGACGAAGTCGAGTTGGAAGCGGATGGTCTCTGGGATGATGAACCCTTGCTTGAGCAAGAGGAAGAATCGCTTGCCCTGGTTGAAGAACAAGGACTTGAACCAGACGTCGAGATCGATGCTCCGGACTTTGGCGAAATAAACGAGGTGGATTTCGCTGACGCTGATTTAGCCGTTTCCGATGTTGCGGGTGAAGTGGCCGAAGAAGAAGTGCTGTTTTTGGATGAAAGCGACTTGCTGATCGAGGACGCTTCGGAAGACCTTCCCCAGGAAGAGGAAGATACCTTCGAATTCATTACACTCCAAGAATCGGCAACGGAAGCCGAGTTGACGGCAGCCGAATCTACCACCGATAGTCTTGCCATGGGCGCGGAGGATGAAGCAGAGTCCACGCAGGTCGAAGAGCCGTTCGGATTCGAAATTACCGAGGAAACCTTCGAGGAGCCTGCCGACGCTGAGGAGCAGGCCGCAGAGGCTAGCGGACTTCAATTTGCCGAGGAAGTCTCTGCGCAGAGTGACGAAGAGGCCGTCGATATTTTTCCCGAGCCGGAAGTCGCCCCAGAACCGGAAGTCGCAGCAGAGCCGGAGATCGAAGTGGAACCGGAAGCAGCGCCGGAACCCGCAGCGATTGCCGAACCGTCTGCTCCCGAGGCCGATGGCCTGAACTTTTTCCGCAGCGACGGTCTGATCTCCAAACTGGTCGAGCCCCAGAAGGAGAAACCAGCGCCTGTTGTTGAGTCGGCTGCCTCCGAGGTCAGTGGTTTGAGATATTTCCGTAGCGAGGGCCTGATCTCCAAGCTGGCTGGCAACGAGGAAGCTGAAACTGTACCTGTTGTTGAGGCCGAGCTGGCAGTTGCCGGTGCCGAACCGGTCAGCAAAGAGACCGTAGTCGAGCATGTGCAATCGCTTTCCGAGGAAGAACTCACAGCCATCGTTGAGCAGGTGGCGGGTAAGGTCATCGAACGTTTGGCCAACACGATGCTGGAAAGAATCGCCTGGGAAGTGGTTCCCGATCTGGCGGAAA
- a CDS encoding MucR family transcriptional regulator: MATLLEMAAEIVAAHASTTPMSKEELIQEISDLHKALSCLEKGEEVGSEAVAEEASTGPVVTRKKAFGKDKIVCMICGKAMKTLARHLKSAHGLTASEYRKQFDIPRTQPLAARAYSESRRQMAVDRGLGENLAKARAARLKAKKK, translated from the coding sequence ATGGCTACCTTGCTCGAAATGGCTGCTGAAATTGTAGCTGCGCACGCATCGACTACTCCCATGTCCAAAGAAGAACTTATTCAAGAGATATCAGACCTCCATAAAGCTTTGAGCTGTCTTGAAAAAGGTGAGGAAGTCGGCAGCGAAGCAGTTGCCGAAGAGGCCTCTACCGGCCCGGTCGTTACCCGCAAAAAAGCATTTGGCAAAGATAAAATTGTATGCATGATCTGCGGCAAGGCCATGAAAACCCTCGCTCGACATCTCAAATCAGCTCACGGCTTAACCGCTTCCGAATATCGAAAGCAGTTCGATATTCCTCGCACCCAACCCCTTGCGGCTCGCGCCTATTCTGAAAGCCGGAGACAAATGGCTGTTGATCGCGGACTCGGCGAGAACCTGGCGAAAGCACGTGCAGCCCGCCTTAAAGCTAAAAAGAAATAG
- a CDS encoding PilZ domain-containing protein: MKRLLVGDSREKLLATLETILRHWGYRTLVSSNQQRLTSLVKETTPDLLIFGEQILQDTSSAIRQTVIEKVAAGTPLLVMTDNLKSPTLEIPYETLPVPVDIFHLFEKVQKYLEEYPRKNIRLALQLPGMLCLGKSCHLAEVLSLSTRGLFVKTGFRLQKGDNFRIVFPLIGMKKELEVGGRVLYSVRPDPDNNFLQGVGVEFTDISQETLEALQGFLEGCLLDGLPGQTGEKLVAENTSKDSAEKPTLHLINPAA; encoded by the coding sequence ATGAAACGTCTTCTGGTCGGCGATAGTCGCGAAAAACTTCTGGCTACCCTTGAAACCATTCTTCGGCATTGGGGGTATCGCACCCTGGTATCTTCTAACCAGCAAAGACTCACGTCTCTGGTCAAAGAAACAACCCCGGATTTGTTAATTTTCGGCGAGCAGATCCTCCAGGACACCTCCTCAGCGATTAGACAAACGGTTATTGAGAAAGTGGCCGCCGGAACGCCGCTGCTGGTAATGACCGACAATTTAAAATCCCCAACTCTGGAAATCCCGTACGAAACACTACCTGTTCCCGTAGATATTTTTCATCTTTTTGAAAAAGTACAGAAATATCTGGAAGAATACCCCCGCAAAAACATTCGTCTGGCATTGCAACTGCCCGGTATGCTCTGCCTAGGCAAAAGCTGTCATCTTGCCGAAGTTTTGAGCCTCAGCACACGGGGATTATTCGTCAAAACCGGCTTTCGGCTGCAAAAGGGAGACAACTTTCGTATAGTCTTTCCGCTGATCGGGATGAAAAAGGAACTGGAGGTGGGTGGACGGGTTCTTTATAGTGTCCGGCCCGATCCGGACAACAACTTCCTGCAGGGAGTGGGGGTGGAGTTTACCGATATCAGCCAGGAGACCCTCGAAGCGCTACAGGGCTTTCTTGAAGGGTGCCTGCTTGACGGCTTGCCTGGACAAACCGGCGAAAAACTTGTTGCAGAAAATACCTCAAAAGACAGCGCGGAAAAACCGACCCTGCATCTGATCAATCCCGCCGCATAA
- a CDS encoding phosphopentomutase, with amino-acid sequence MKGQPVQRTVLITLDGVGVGALADAAAYGDAAADTLGHVAEYCGGLDLPNLARLGLGNIVPVAGVAPEAHPVGAYGRMLEASAGKDSTTGHWEIAGLVQQQPFPAYPQGFPAEIIEAVSRAIGVEVIGNVAASGTEIIRELGEEHLRSGRPIVYTSVDSVFQIAAHEEIISIERLYEICRIVRRLLDPYRISRVIARPFVGDAADTFKRTTRRRDFSLPPNGLTLLDKFLEAGLEVYGVGKTSDLFAGRGISSSFKSHSNAEGMEQTLSALSSLKQGLVFTNLVDFDMLYGHRLDATGFGQALEEFDRWLPRLLEALLPTDLLIMTADHGCDPTIPGTDHSRESVPLLCWHPCLAAGTSLGVRQSFTDVAATIAELYGLTMEHGQSFASSLYS; translated from the coding sequence GTGAAAGGGCAGCCAGTGCAACGAACGGTGCTTATCACCCTGGACGGTGTCGGTGTCGGCGCTTTGGCCGATGCCGCAGCCTATGGTGATGCTGCTGCCGATACTTTAGGTCATGTCGCCGAGTATTGTGGTGGTCTCGATCTGCCCAATCTGGCCCGCCTCGGGCTAGGCAATATCGTACCTGTGGCTGGTGTGGCGCCGGAAGCCCATCCGGTTGGGGCCTATGGCCGCATGCTGGAGGCATCGGCGGGTAAAGATTCTACCACCGGCCATTGGGAGATCGCCGGTTTGGTTCAACAGCAACCTTTTCCTGCTTATCCCCAGGGGTTTCCCGCTGAAATCATCGAAGCCGTCAGCCGAGCCATTGGGGTTGAGGTTATAGGCAATGTTGCAGCCAGCGGCACCGAGATTATCCGTGAGCTTGGCGAAGAGCATCTCCGTAGCGGCCGCCCGATCGTCTACACCAGCGTCGATTCGGTGTTTCAGATCGCTGCCCATGAGGAGATCATCAGCATCGAGCGTCTTTACGAGATCTGTCGCATTGTGCGTCGCCTGCTCGATCCTTATCGCATATCCCGTGTCATTGCCCGCCCCTTTGTCGGGGATGCTGCCGACACCTTTAAGCGCACCACTCGCCGCCGGGACTTCTCCCTTCCGCCCAATGGCCTCACCTTGCTCGATAAATTTTTAGAGGCTGGATTGGAGGTCTATGGAGTCGGCAAAACCAGTGATCTGTTTGCCGGTCGAGGCATAAGCAGTTCATTCAAGAGCCACAGTAACGCCGAAGGCATGGAGCAGACTCTTTCTGCCCTGTCGTCCCTGAAACAAGGTCTGGTATTCACTAACCTGGTCGATTTTGACATGCTCTATGGGCATCGCCTCGATGCGACCGGTTTCGGTCAAGCCCTGGAAGAGTTTGACCGTTGGTTGCCTCGCTTGCTGGAGGCGTTGCTGCCCACTGACCTGCTGATCATGACGGCCGACCATGGTTGCGATCCGACCATCCCGGGGACGGATCACAGCCGTGAGAGCGTGCCGCTGCTTTGCTGGCATCCTTGCCTGGCGGCAGGTACGTCTTTGGGGGTGCGTCAAAGTTTTACCGATGTCGCCGCAACAATTGCGGAACTGTATGGTTTGACCATGGAACACGGTCAGAGCTTTGCCTCAAGTTTGTATTCGTAA
- the deoC gene encoding deoxyribose-phosphate aldolase produces MPTTGLETDAGKTLDLARYLDHTLLKANTTTAQVRTLCEEARRWEFASVCLPPRFVPLAVGQLSGSTVAVGTVIGFPLGYQTTASKVFEAKQAVSDGASELDMVISLGHALDESIEQVEEEIVAIVSAAGPAVVKVIIECCYLNDDLKGDLAEAVVRAGAGYVKTSTGFGSGGATLEDVRLLTERVQGKIGVKAAGGIRDLAACRAFLAAGATRIGTSNAVAIMHEILRGAPS; encoded by the coding sequence ATGCCGACTACCGGACTTGAAACCGATGCGGGCAAAACTTTAGATTTAGCTCGATATCTGGATCATACTCTCCTTAAGGCGAATACAACGACTGCGCAAGTTCGCACTCTCTGTGAAGAGGCTCGACGCTGGGAATTTGCTTCGGTCTGTCTGCCGCCCCGGTTTGTGCCCCTGGCTGTTGGGCAATTGAGCGGTTCGACTGTAGCCGTCGGCACGGTTATTGGTTTTCCCCTTGGCTACCAGACGACGGCCAGCAAGGTTTTTGAAGCAAAGCAGGCGGTTTCTGACGGTGCATCCGAGCTTGATATGGTGATCAGTCTTGGCCACGCCCTGGACGAATCGATCGAGCAGGTCGAGGAGGAGATTGTTGCGATAGTGTCAGCTGCCGGGCCTGCCGTGGTAAAGGTGATAATCGAGTGTTGCTATCTAAACGACGACCTCAAGGGAGACTTAGCCGAGGCCGTGGTGCGTGCCGGGGCCGGTTATGTCAAGACCTCCACAGGATTTGGCAGTGGCGGAGCGACCCTGGAGGATGTGCGTTTGCTGACTGAGCGGGTACAGGGGAAAATTGGTGTTAAAGCCGCCGGGGGGATTCGGGATCTGGCAGCTTGTCGCGCGTTTTTGGCCGCCGGAGCGACTCGTATCGGCACCAGTAACGCCGTCGCTATCATGCATGAAATTTTACGGGGAGCGCCGTCGTGA
- the argJ gene encoding bifunctional glutamate N-acetyltransferase/amino-acid acetyltransferase ArgJ — MKITTNQAEKIAGFKFAAGASGIRKSGRLDLALIYSEVPARCAGVFTTNKIKAAPLQLTEPRVAEGLCQAVLVNSGNANACTGAPGLRDAKRCSELAAAALQIPENYLAVSSTGVIGAPLPMDSFEKHIPLLAQNLTSDAADAVSQAIMTTDSFAKLASCRGEVAKAPYRLLGVAKGAGMIHPNMATMLGFVLTDAQVEPALLQEALRRAVDNSFNIITVDGDTSTNDMVLLLANGAAGNREICSGTAEGERFVEELTGVLLELAKMIVRDGEGATKLARIRILGAASDEDAKKAAVSVATSSLVKTAFFGEDANWGRIIAAVGYSGAEVDSEKVEIRFDDVPVVCQGISTGQELEEKATEVLKQAEFTVTVDLALGDASADYYTSDLTYEYVKINADYRT, encoded by the coding sequence ATGAAGATAACGACCAACCAGGCTGAAAAAATAGCGGGATTTAAATTCGCGGCGGGGGCATCGGGCATTCGCAAGTCCGGGCGCCTCGACCTGGCCCTGATCTATTCCGAAGTTCCGGCTCGTTGTGCCGGGGTTTTTACCACCAATAAAATCAAAGCTGCGCCACTGCAGCTAACCGAGCCCAGGGTCGCCGAAGGCCTGTGTCAGGCAGTGCTGGTCAACAGTGGCAATGCCAATGCCTGTACCGGGGCTCCCGGCTTGCGCGATGCGAAGCGTTGCTCTGAGCTGGCTGCGGCCGCTTTGCAAATCCCTGAGAATTACCTGGCGGTCTCGTCGACCGGCGTCATCGGAGCGCCACTGCCGATGGATTCGTTTGAGAAGCATATCCCGTTGTTGGCCCAGAATCTGACTTCCGATGCTGCCGATGCGGTTTCCCAGGCGATTATGACCACCGATTCTTTTGCCAAGCTGGCTTCTTGCCGCGGAGAAGTGGCCAAGGCCCCTTATCGTTTGCTTGGTGTGGCCAAGGGCGCGGGGATGATTCATCCCAACATGGCGACTATGCTCGGCTTTGTATTGACCGACGCCCAGGTGGAGCCGGCTTTGCTGCAGGAAGCATTGCGGCGGGCCGTGGATAACTCCTTCAATATTATTACTGTTGATGGCGATACCTCCACCAACGATATGGTGCTGCTGCTGGCCAATGGCGCCGCCGGTAACCGGGAAATATGCAGCGGTACCGCAGAAGGGGAGCGTTTCGTTGAAGAGTTGACCGGGGTGTTGCTTGAACTGGCCAAGATGATCGTCAGGGACGGGGAAGGGGCAACGAAGCTGGCGCGAATCCGTATTCTTGGCGCGGCCAGCGACGAGGACGCGAAGAAGGCCGCTGTCAGCGTGGCGACTTCTTCCCTGGTGAAAACAGCCTTTTTTGGAGAGGATGCCAACTGGGGAAGAATTATCGCGGCCGTCGGCTATTCGGGAGCCGAGGTCGACTCCGAGAAGGTCGAGATCCGCTTTGACGATGTGCCCGTGGTCTGCCAGGGAATCAGCACCGGTCAGGAGCTGGAAGAAAAGGCCACAGAAGTTTTGAAACAGGCAGAATTTACCGTGACTGTCGATCTGGCGCTGGGCGATGCCAGTGCTGATTATTATACCTCCGACCTGACCTATGAATACGTTAAAATCAATGCCGACTACCGGACTTGA
- the secA gene encoding preprotein translocase subunit SecA: MINSLLKKLFGSKNERELKRLRVLVEKINAIEENYTGLDDSQLAAKTDEFRQRLAQGETLDDLLVEAFAVVREAAKRVLGMRHFDVQLIGGMVLHQGKIAEMKTGEGKTLMATLASYLNALPGKGVHVVTVNDYLASRDAEWMGQVHRFLGLTVDCIVHGLTDEQRKKAYSCDITYGTNNEFGFDYLRDNMKFSLDDYVQRPLYYSIVDEVDSILIDEARTPLIISGPSEDSSELYYTANRIIPMLKMGELIEHRDGKIGQTVKEYTGDYTVDEKAKSAMLTEQGVAKVEKLLNIDNLYEPGNIEILHHVNQSLKAHVLFKRDVDYVVKDGEVMIVDEFTGRLMPGRRWSDGLHQSVEAKEGVKIESENQTLATITFQNYFRMYDKLAGMTGTADTEAAEFHEIYKLDVVVIPTNRPMVRKDQSDVIYKTEKEKFNALVEDIAGRYEKGQPVLVGTISIENSEILASLLKKRGVPHHVLNAKHHEKEAEIVAQAGRKGAVTIATNMAGRGTDIVLGGNPELLAQREAATAEDPEAALAELLAKYQTQCAKEKAEVLEAGGLYILGTERHESRRIDNQLRGRAGRQGDPGESHFYLSLEDDLLRIFGSHRVAYVMDRLKIPEGEPIEHGMISKAIENAQKKVEGHNFEIRKHLIEYDDVMNTQRKVIYTQRKEVLAGENLRDIVIGIVDELIEDTVATFCPEKTSPRDWNWNSLSEDIYSLFNMLFTVPEEVDAQLTQVQLIQNLKDQVHQRLEEREQEFSTPVFEHLMKVLLLQTIDAQWKDHLLSIDHLKEGIGLRGYAQKNPKEEYKREAYGLFMEMMGRIRQEVIEKLFRIQLAREEDVERMEEQQRQRRIELNRAGGEDQVRKPMTRQDAKVGRNDPCPCGSGRKYKKCCGA; encoded by the coding sequence ATGATTAACAGTTTGTTGAAGAAGCTTTTCGGAAGTAAAAATGAACGCGAATTGAAGCGTTTGCGGGTGTTGGTCGAAAAGATCAATGCCATCGAAGAGAATTATACCGGTCTGGACGATTCACAATTGGCCGCCAAAACCGATGAGTTTCGTCAGCGCTTGGCGCAGGGAGAGACCCTGGATGATCTGTTGGTCGAGGCTTTCGCCGTGGTGCGCGAAGCGGCCAAACGGGTCCTGGGTATGCGTCATTTCGATGTGCAGTTGATTGGCGGCATGGTTTTGCATCAGGGCAAGATTGCTGAAATGAAGACCGGTGAAGGTAAGACTTTGATGGCGACTTTGGCCTCTTATCTCAATGCCCTGCCGGGCAAGGGAGTCCATGTGGTCACGGTCAACGATTATCTGGCCAGCCGCGATGCCGAATGGATGGGCCAGGTCCATCGTTTTCTGGGCTTGACGGTCGATTGTATCGTCCATGGGCTGACCGACGAGCAGCGCAAAAAAGCCTATAGCTGCGACATCACTTACGGGACCAACAATGAATTCGGCTTCGATTATCTGCGCGATAATATGAAGTTTTCTCTGGACGATTACGTGCAGCGTCCCCTCTATTATTCGATCGTCGATGAGGTTGACTCGATCCTTATCGACGAGGCGCGGACTCCGCTGATTATCTCCGGGCCGAGTGAGGACTCGAGCGAGCTTTACTATACCGCCAATCGTATTATCCCGATGCTGAAAATGGGCGAGCTCATTGAACATCGTGACGGAAAGATCGGTCAGACGGTTAAGGAATATACTGGCGACTACACCGTTGATGAAAAGGCCAAGAGTGCCATGCTTACCGAACAGGGTGTGGCCAAGGTTGAGAAGTTGCTCAACATCGATAACCTTTATGAGCCGGGCAATATCGAAATTCTGCACCATGTGAATCAGTCCCTCAAGGCTCATGTATTATTCAAGCGCGATGTCGATTACGTTGTCAAAGACGGCGAGGTGATGATCGTTGATGAATTCACCGGCCGCTTGATGCCCGGAAGGCGCTGGAGCGACGGTTTGCATCAGTCGGTGGAGGCTAAGGAAGGGGTAAAGATCGAAAGCGAGAATCAGACCCTGGCTACCATCACCTTCCAGAATTATTTCCGTATGTACGACAAGTTGGCCGGTATGACCGGTACCGCCGATACCGAAGCGGCTGAATTTCACGAGATCTACAAGCTCGATGTGGTGGTGATCCCCACCAATCGGCCGATGGTCCGTAAAGATCAGTCCGATGTTATCTACAAGACTGAGAAGGAAAAATTCAACGCCCTGGTCGAGGATATCGCCGGGCGTTATGAAAAGGGCCAGCCGGTGCTGGTCGGTACCATTTCCATTGAAAATTCCGAGATTTTGGCCAGCCTGTTAAAAAAGCGCGGTGTTCCCCACCATGTGCTGAACGCCAAGCATCATGAAAAAGAAGCTGAAATTGTCGCTCAGGCGGGTCGCAAGGGCGCGGTGACTATCGCTACCAACATGGCCGGCCGCGGTACCGACATCGTCCTCGGCGGCAACCCGGAGTTGTTGGCTCAGCGGGAAGCGGCGACGGCCGAGGATCCGGAAGCTGCCTTGGCGGAGTTGCTGGCCAAGTACCAGACCCAGTGCGCCAAGGAAAAGGCCGAAGTATTGGAGGCCGGCGGTCTCTATATCCTCGGCACTGAGCGTCATGAATCGCGGCGTATCGATAATCAGTTGCGTGGCCGTGCCGGACGTCAGGGCGATCCGGGTGAGAGTCATTTTTACCTGAGCCTCGAAGATGACCTGCTGCGGATCTTCGGTTCCCATCGTGTGGCCTATGTCATGGATCGTTTAAAGATTCCTGAAGGGGAGCCCATTGAGCACGGGATGATTTCCAAGGCTATCGAGAATGCCCAGAAAAAGGTTGAAGGACATAACTTTGAAATCCGTAAACACCTGATCGAGTATGACGATGTCATGAACACCCAGCGAAAGGTAATCTACACCCAGCGCAAGGAGGTTCTGGCCGGAGAAAACCTGCGGGATATCGTTATTGGTATTGTTGATGAGTTGATCGAGGATACGGTGGCGACTTTCTGTCCGGAAAAGACGTCCCCCAGGGATTGGAACTGGAACAGCTTGAGTGAAGATATTTACAGCCTGTTCAACATGCTCTTCACTGTTCCGGAAGAGGTCGATGCACAGCTCACTCAGGTGCAGTTGATTCAGAACCTGAAAGATCAGGTACATCAACGTCTGGAAGAACGGGAGCAAGAGTTTTCTACCCCGGTATTCGAGCATTTGATGAAGGTATTGCTGCTGCAAACCATCGATGCGCAGTGGAAGGACCATCTGCTGTCCATCGACCATCTTAAAGAGGGTATCGGCCTGCGGGGCTATGCCCAGAAGAATCCCAAGGAAGAGTACAAACGGGAGGCCTACGGGCTGTTCATGGAGATGATGGGGCGCATTCGCCAGGAAGTCATCGAAAAGCTGTTCCGTATTCAGCTCGCCCGGGAGGAAGATGTCGAGCGGATGGAGGAGCAGCAGCGCCAGCGGCGAATAGAGTTAAATCGTGCCGGGGGCGAGGATCAGGTGCGCAAGCCGATGACGCGTCAGGATGCCAAGGTCGGCCGCAATGATCCGTGTCCTTGCGGCAGTGGACGAAAATACAAAAAGTGTTGCGGGGCGTAA
- a CDS encoding M23 family metallopeptidase: MAEQKMSIIVIPDGSHRVRRFRLGIRSLQLVAGVMAAALLGIAWLGFDYCRTSLDRSELQHLRAENGSQQELIRSLSVDLENLRREMVVLAQNDAKVRLMAELSRPAPDTPAGLGGPIEVDAAGELSELQQHIDQIRRDIDLRRQSLEEIQSFFNDQNSMLAAKPKGWPTKGWVTSGFGRRLSPFTGRRKLHHGYDIAARTGTPVLATAHGVVSKVASLSDYGKIVVLDHGYGYQTYYAHNSKILVKVGQRVQRGEKIAAVGNTGRSTGSHLHYEVRLNGVPVNPKRYL; the protein is encoded by the coding sequence TTGGCTGAACAGAAGATGTCCATTATCGTCATTCCTGACGGTTCCCATCGAGTGCGGCGCTTCCGTCTTGGAATCCGTAGTCTGCAGCTGGTTGCAGGGGTTATGGCTGCTGCTTTGCTGGGTATTGCCTGGTTGGGCTTTGATTATTGCCGGACGAGCCTGGACCGGAGCGAGTTGCAGCATCTGCGAGCCGAAAACGGTAGTCAGCAGGAACTCATTCGATCTCTGTCCGTCGATCTTGAGAATCTGCGTCGCGAGATGGTTGTCCTTGCGCAAAATGACGCCAAGGTTCGTTTAATGGCGGAATTGTCCAGGCCAGCTCCCGATACTCCGGCCGGTCTGGGGGGGCCGATCGAAGTCGATGCGGCTGGCGAACTCTCTGAGCTTCAGCAGCATATCGATCAGATACGGCGCGACATCGATTTGCGTCGACAAAGCCTGGAAGAGATCCAGAGCTTTTTCAATGACCAGAATTCAATGCTGGCGGCTAAGCCGAAAGGGTGGCCCACCAAGGGCTGGGTAACCTCTGGGTTCGGTCGACGTTTGTCTCCTTTTACCGGTCGGCGCAAGTTGCATCATGGCTATGATATCGCCGCGCGAACCGGAACGCCGGTACTGGCTACGGCGCATGGTGTCGTCAGTAAGGTGGCGTCTTTGTCCGATTACGGCAAGATTGTGGTCCTCGACCACGGCTATGGTTACCAGACTTATTATGCGCACAATTCCAAGATATTGGTTAAGGTCGGGCAGCGTGTCCAGCGGGGTGAGAAGATTGCTGCAGTAGGCAATACCGGGCGCTCGACCGGTTCCCATCTCCACTACGAGGTGCGCCTCAACGGTGTTCCTGTCAATCCAAAACGATATCTTTGA
- a CDS encoding N-acetyltransferase codes for MAIRKARIPDAKAIHKLLLTYAQQELMLSRSLPDIYEVIRSFYVYEVAGEILGAVSLQICWEDLAEVRSLAVAEGQMKKGIGRKLVQACLDEARELGLKKVFALTYQPLFFEKMGFHYIEKAELPQKIWSDCVKCPKFPDCDEIAMRIVL; via the coding sequence ATGGCCATTCGTAAAGCACGCATACCCGACGCTAAAGCCATTCATAAGTTGCTGCTAACCTATGCCCAGCAGGAATTGATGTTGTCCCGTTCCTTGCCGGATATCTATGAAGTGATTCGTTCCTTCTATGTTTATGAGGTCGCCGGCGAGATCTTGGGGGCGGTTAGTTTGCAGATCTGTTGGGAAGATCTGGCGGAAGTGCGTTCTCTGGCCGTTGCCGAAGGCCAGATGAAAAAGGGAATCGGTCGGAAGCTGGTGCAGGCTTGTCTTGATGAAGCGCGGGAATTGGGACTGAAAAAGGTTTTTGCCCTGACTTATCAGCCGCTATTCTTTGAGAAGATGGGTTTTCATTATATCGAGAAGGCAGAACTGCCGCAGAAGATCTGGAGCGATTGCGTCAAGTGTCCCAAGTTTCCGGATTGTGACGAAATTGCCATGCGAATTGTCCTGTAG